Within the Mustela lutreola isolate mMusLut2 chromosome 2, mMusLut2.pri, whole genome shotgun sequence genome, the region ACCCCAGGGTCAAGTAGCAGACAACTAGGGACCACTTCTAGAGCCTAGACCCACgaaaattattcaaactagccaATTCTAAACTTGCTTAGCTTGCCTGCCCTACCTTGCCCATTTCTTCCTGCAAAAACCATAATAAAGGCTCAGGCCCATGCTTTCCCCCTACTCCTGCTTCCTACAGACCCTGGTTTTCCCCCCATAGTGGCTCTTCATTGCATGGTGAGCCCCCTGCTCTTGGGAATTTTAAGtaataaagttttctttcaaaGACAGTTGTCTCCATGTCTATCATCATATGTGATTAAAACAAGTCTCAGGTACATTTAATAGCAAAGGGcatcctcccactcccagccccttATCCAGAAGGCAGCGGTCAGGGGTGGAAGGAGCTCTGTCTTATGTCCCATAATCCTATCGCGCCTCAGACCTACACTCAGGAAAAGGGTCACTAAAGTTGGGTGAACCTAGAAGAAAGACACCACGAACCCGTGGCCTCCTGAAGCCAGCTCATGCCAGGTCAGGAGGGCCAATTGCTAAAGTTGCAAGGATTTTGTGAGCCAGTTGTTAGACTGTTGGTAGCTTGAAACCAGCCACGACGGGATACTCACACCACAGAAATGGGCAAACACTACAAATTAGGGCTCCCCTGCCCCATCATTACTTGCTAGCGCTGGCCATTAAATACTTCCATGTTTACCACTGTCTCCAATTTCATGCCTGCTACTCCATTTCTGCAGGAAAAGcaagaataaaggaaggaaattatttttcctcctcaaGCTGCTCCAGGTGGGGCATCGGCAGCCTACTCCAGGACCACCAGCAGATCCCAGCATAAGACTGGGGTTGGCCACCCCATCATACTGCCCACAACAGACCTCAGGTGTCCAGACACCCTTAAGCAGATCTCTTTCCCCAACCTGAGACTTCACCAGTCCCAACGCTCCAGGCTGCATCAGTCTagcccaccaggtgccctgagctGGAGCTGCCAAGTTTGAGCATGGCATGGAACAAGTAAAGTAGACCCTAGCCATGGCCACACTGAGGGGGTACTCATACCATAGTCCTCATATAGCCTGATGGGGAATTTCTGTTCTACCTGATAGTGGGAAAGCATGGGAGAGACACCCAGTCTCTGGTGAGTGAGCTTGGAACAAGGAACCAAGGGTCCTAGCTCAGCCGTTTTCTCTTCTGGCTCTTCCCACCACAGAGCaggcaggctgggctggggggccTCAAGGGTGGGCGCTCCTGATCACTATCAGCCTGCCACCTGCTTCTTTCAAGTGGCTCAAACTCAGCCTGCAGGAAAAGCATTGCTACTTACTGAACCTCCAAAACCCATGCCACCTGTGAGGAGCCCCCAACCTCACCCTATCAGCTGACTTCACTTTCTATGGCTCACCTCTTGTTCCCTCAGCCACACGGTTCTTCTTGATCCCGAAAAATGTCAAGTTCATTTACATCTCAGTGTCTTGGTCTTTTCTTTTGCCCAGCGCTTCCCAGAGTGGGTTCCTCATCCCCTCTCAGGTCTCCAGACTTGAGCAGCTCATTCTGCTCACTCTACCAGACACGGGTACCTCCATCACGTGAGCTTGGTTTATTGTCTCTAAAACTATCCCATCGATGCATTCACCTGTTGATCGTCCTGCCTTCTACTCAGGGCTTGTTTTGATTACTGCTGTGGCCCCAAGACTTAGAACACGGTGTGTGATAGAGTGGGCATTCAAGAAAATGTCGAATAAGAAACCAAatgcttttttggaaaaaaaaaattctttaatagcaaaataatatatactgtggaaaaattggaaaatacagaatacCAAGTACAGAAAATACAACTTAGAACCTTCATTAACACTTTCGATCATCAAAGCCTAAGACTTGCTGGCTTTCTCATCATGTCCCTTGTGTGCAAGTAGGCATATCaatggtgtgtgggtgtgtggatgcACATGCATAGACAGTCTTTCCAGACCTCCTAAGGGGCCTTGGCCCTTCAGGTCCCCCTAACTCCTAACACCACCCTTCTGCATCCATCCTGTTCCTGAGAACAACCCTTCATCTAGGACCTTTTCAGCCCAGGGCTGGTAAAGAGTTAAGGCTTTGCAACGTAACCATGAGGTAGCTATGATCTCCCCCATTTCCAGATGTGGGGACAGGCCCTCCAGGAGGCTGGCTGATGTCTCAGAGGCCAAACAACTGGCAAACAGGGATTCCAATTGTCTAGAGGCCCCAAGGCTTTGGTTCTCTCCATATGTGGCTTTCAGGCCCCATCAGCCTGACTACAGGCCCTCGCAAGGTGCCGTTCAGAGGGTGTGGGGCTCCCCAGTGAAAGCTGAGATGGACAGGTGGTTGTCACATCCACCAGTCCATGGACTCTTTGGGGCAGGCCCTAACGATGACCATACAGTGGGGCAGACCCCTACACAGGATCCTCTCAGCCTCCTGACCCTCCCACCCCAGACCCTGCAGCTCAAGGACCCTAAGCTTGGGCATagcaaggcaggaagagaggattTCACCCGGGGAAGGCATTTCTGGGGTGATAAGAGGGCCTAGCAAACACAGACTCTCCAGGGCTGGCATGCCCTCCAAGACAGACAGGCCAGGGGCAGAGAGGCCCCTCACGGTCAGCCGGATCTTCCGCACATCTCGAAGGTGGCGGCTGATGGCCAGGAGGGTGCTGTCGGCCGAGAGGGTGCAACCTAGCACCTCCAGCCTCTGCAAGTAGCTCAGCTCCTGGAGGCCCGCATCTAGCCCTGTCTCTGTCACACGGTAGGTGCCGCCGAGCACCAATGACCGCAGGGCACGAAAGCGTGTCAGGCCCTGCAGGTGCTCGTCTCGGAAGGCAGGGACGCGGTCCAGCACGATGCACTCAAGCAAGGGCAGCACGGTGGGGTCCTGCTCCTTGAGGAGCCAGGCCATAGAGATCTCACAGCTGTGCAGCTCCAGGGTCCTCAGGGTGCAGGGCAAGCTGGTGATGGGCACCATGCTCAGGTCAGCCACGTGTAGACAGAGGCGCTTCAGATTGGGGCACTTCTGGCCCAGGGCCCTCATCAAGGCGGGGGACAACTGGGGGGCCTGGGAGCCTGAGAAGAGGTAGCCACCCATCCGCAGGGAATGGAGCCGGGATGCCATGTACCGGCGAAGGAGGTGCCACATGACTTTAGGCCGCATCTGTAAGAGCCAGAAATGCAGGTGACAGGGTGAGAGATATGGAGAATATTccacagcctctgcctgcctggagACAAACAAGCCCCAGCTGGGGCTCTAGTGCTCCCCTGGgcttctgctcttcccctgccAGCCTCAAGTGACTCTGTGCCTCCCCAAGAGTAACAAGACAATATAACCCATTCACTCTGATTTCTAGGTTTGAACAAAAGCaatgagggaaaagagaaaatcagaatAGATCTGTCTTTAGCAACAGCAGATTCTCATTACCTGAAGTAAGAAAGCAGAGCAACTCACcggcattttattttatcccttTCCTCATGACCACCGCCAACAGAAATAAGCAACACAAAAGCAAACTGAAAAAGGCTAGAACTGCCTAGAGTAAATTAGACTTGTgttaaaaatcatcatcatcaccattaccatCACAACCTGGTGACGATGAAAGCTGCAAAAATTAACTGTGCAAAGTTAATTACTAGAAAACAAAGTAACTGGAAGCACTGTGCATTTTAATGTAGGTAcactttaccttaaaaaaaaaaaaaggaagaaaaaagaaactgcatAGTGTAAAATTTGTGCATAGCATAAAATCTGGGATGTTGTTAGAAAttcaggggtgcccgggtggctcagtgggttaagcttctgccttcagctcaggtcatgatctcagggtcctgggatcgagcccggcatcaggctccctgctccctgctcggcggggagcctgcttcccccctctctctctgcctgcctccctacctacttgtgatctctgcctgtcaaataaataaataaaatatttaaaaaaaaaaaaagaaattcagaatctGGGGCCCTATCCGCATTCACTCAATCAGAAtcagcattttaacaagatccttaGATGATTCATATACACAGGCAAGTTTGAGACACTCCTTTATAACACTGTTTGTAATAGTAAAAAGCTGGAAATAACTAAATGTCAACAGGAAGAcagataaattgtggtatattcatttaacaaattaaaagGAACGAACCAGAGTTCCATGTCTCAATTACAATAAATTTCAAAAGCAATGTTGTGTGAATAAGGCTAGTTTTGGGTGGATATACAATAAATAGCGTTTCATTACCTCAACAGAATACCATTACTTAAACTTTCGATCAACACATGAGCAAAACTCTATGTTGCCTCCTGGCACTCACACAGGAAGTGAGTGAGAAATGAGAAAGTGGAGAAACCTAAGTTTCTAGAAGActacatttccattttataatagCGATGACCTCTGAGGAGGGTTTCAAAAAACGCCACGATCTATTCATAAATGTTGTGTGCCTACATGTACCCATAAACCTTTGCATGTATGTGTCACAGAATCTGCAGCAAAAATGACCAAAAGTCAAAGCGGGTTAAATATAGGTGAAGAGTACGTAGCCGTTTCAGATACTATCCTCTATATGTGTGGAATCGTTCCTActcaaacaagaaaaataaatacgaTGCAAGTGGGGAAAAGTGGAAAAAGTTCGGTTGCACCactcaggaaataaactgtggAAATGAAGTGGAATCTGGAAAATGACTGCTCCGGGAAAACTCATTAACAGATCATGTAAGCAACCAACGTTTGTCCTATACTCACTGGACGCGGGACTCGGATCTACGGTCTTTCCCTGCAGGAACTTGGTTATCCCCACTTTGGAGATGGGGAAACGGGCTGAGCAGCGAGTGTGCCGCGATGCACCCCGGACCGCCGAGCTCGAAATCTAGGGGGCGAGGGGGTGGGGCTCGAGACCCCGACACCCCCCCGCGGCCCAGGCCCGCCGGGTCGGCCCCGCGTACCGTGTACAGCGTCAGGTCGACATGTCGCCAGAGCCACCGGTCGTCCACCAGCCTCTTCCAGCGGTGACAAaccctgggggaggggacccGGCGTTAGAACCACCCCGCCCCGCGGGGACCCGATCCGCGTCCCAGGGGCAGCCCCACGCCCCCCGACCTTCCCGTCAGCCCCCCGCGGGCCGGGGCCGCACCTGGAGATGCGGATCCGGTCCCGGACCGGGAGGTAGGAGAAGATCTCCAACAGGACTGAGTCCGGCAGGTCCGCCAAAGTCGCCATGATCCGAGCGACACGCACTTCCGCTTGCGGCTGAGGGGATTCAGGATCTCGCCCGGGGGGCGCCAGCGGGTGACGGGGGGGGGCCGGCAGGGCGGTGGCCGCCGCCTCCGACAGCGGGCGGAGAGTTTCAGCTTTCCTCTGACAGGGACATGGTTGGGTCCCGGCGACAGGCCCGCCGGCGACCACGACGGAGCCGGGAGGCGGGGACTGGGAACCAAGCCCGCGTTCGGAAGGCGTGGCTGAGGTTCTGACGCAGCCCGGAGGCGGGGTTGGGGGCGCGGacgaggctgggggcggggctggggctggggcagggacaaGGGGCCCCGAGGCGGTGACTGGAGACCCGGGGACTTGTTTGGGTCGTGAACCGGCCTGGGA harbors:
- the FBXL12 gene encoding F-box/LRR-repeat protein 12 isoform X1; this encodes MATLADLPDSVLLEIFSYLPVRDRIRISRVCHRWKRLVDDRWLWRHVDLTLYTMRPKVMWHLLRRYMASRLHSLRMGGYLFSGSQAPQLSPALMRALGQKCPNLKRLCLHVADLSMVPITSLPCTLRTLELHSCEISMAWLLKEQDPTVLPLLECIVLDRVPAFRDEHLQGLTRFRALRSLVLGGTYRVTETGLDAGLQELSYLQRLEVLGCTLSADSTLLAISRHLRDVRKIRLTVRGLSAPGLSVLEGMPALESLCLLGPLITPEMPSPGEILSSCLAMPKLRVLELQGLGWEGQEAERILCRGLPHCMVIVRACPKESMDWWM
- the FBXL12 gene encoding F-box/LRR-repeat protein 12 isoform X2 — encoded protein: MRPKVMWHLLRRYMASRLHSLRMGGYLFSGSQAPQLSPALMRALGQKCPNLKRLCLHVADLSMVPITSLPCTLRTLELHSCEISMAWLLKEQDPTVLPLLECIVLDRVPAFRDEHLQGLTRFRALRSLVLGGTYRVTETGLDAGLQELSYLQRLEVLGCTLSADSTLLAISRHLRDVRKIRLTVRGLSAPGLSVLEGMPALESLCLLGPLITPEMPSPGEILSSCLAMPKLRVLELQGLGWEGQEAERILCRGLPHCMVIVRACPKESMDWWM